In the Gymnogyps californianus isolate 813 chromosome 3, ASM1813914v2, whole genome shotgun sequence genome, one interval contains:
- the MAP1LC3C gene encoding microtubule-associated proteins 1A/1B light chain 3C → MQAMPGAQAARPFKLRKSFATRLEEVAGIRAKFPTKIPVIVERYHKEKYLPLLDKTKFLVPEELTMTQFITIIRSRMALTATQAFYLLVNNKSLASMSLTMAEVYRDYKDEDGFVYMTYASQEMFGCLLPTAQGKTMECLQKT, encoded by the exons ATGCAGGCGATGCCCGGGGCGCAGGCGGCCAGGCCGTTCAAGCTGAGGAAGAGTTTCG CCACCCGGCTGGAAGAAGTAGCGGGGATCCGGGCGAAGTTTCCTACAAAAATCCCG GTAATTGTTGAAAGATACCATAAAGAGAAATACCTTCCTCTCTTGGACAAAACCAAGTTTCTTGTTCCTGAGGAGCTGACCATGACACAGTTCATAACCATCATCAG AAGCAGGATGGCTCTAACTGCTACACAAGCTTTTTACCTGCTGGTGAACAACAAAAGCCTAGCCAGTATGTCCTTGACAATGGCAGAAGTGTACAGGGACTACAAAGATGAAGATGGCTTTGTGTATATGACATATGCTTCCCAGGAGATGTTTGGATGCCTTTTACCCACTGCTCAAGGGAAAACTATGGAATGCCTTCAAAAAACTTAA